The following proteins are encoded in a genomic region of Bacillus sp. Marseille-Q1617:
- the speD gene encoding adenosylmethionine decarboxylase, producing the protein METMGRHVIAELWGCDFEKLNDVVGIEKTFVDAALKSGAEIREVAFHKFAPQGVSGVVIISESHLTIHSFPEHGYASIDVYTCGDLDPNIAAEYIAEALGADTRETIELPRGMGPVQVKKSQAQAL; encoded by the coding sequence ATGGAAACAATGGGTCGTCATGTAATCGCAGAACTATGGGGCTGTGATTTCGAAAAGCTAAACGATGTTGTAGGAATCGAAAAAACGTTTGTAGATGCTGCACTTAAATCAGGTGCTGAAATCCGTGAGGTAGCCTTTCATAAATTTGCTCCTCAAGGTGTGAGCGGTGTTGTGATCATTTCTGAATCACACTTAACCATCCACAGCTTTCCTGAACATGGTTATGCAAGTATTGATGTTTATACGTGCGGTGATTTAGACCCTAATATTGCTGCTGAATATATTGCAGAAGCTCTTGGCGCAGATACTCGTGAAACAATCGAGCTGCCTCGGGGAATGGGTCCTGTTCAAGTGAAAAAATCACAGGCTCAAGCACTTTAA
- a CDS encoding cytosolic protein has translation MSGLKTLLKRFQSECETSDQHEDPELRSHYYKSMHGAAYNAVLDLFSSSEYEVISESKERGEITVRKNGTPRLFIVATVITVRPLETAVDFKVSADKGKIFGTYTVLKAQIRHYYGRLNSHLTKVK, from the coding sequence ATGAGTGGATTGAAAACCCTGTTAAAAAGATTCCAATCAGAATGTGAAACATCCGATCAGCATGAAGATCCGGAATTACGTTCACACTATTATAAATCAATGCATGGCGCTGCATATAATGCTGTTCTTGACTTATTTTCTTCTTCAGAGTACGAGGTCATTTCAGAATCAAAAGAACGAGGAGAAATCACGGTCCGTAAAAACGGGACTCCGCGTCTTTTTATCGTCGCAACCGTCATCACTGTCCGGCCCCTTGAAACAGCAGTCGACTTCAAGGTGAGTGCGGATAAGGGAAAGATTTTTGGTACATATACGGTATTGAAAGCCCAAATCAGACATTATTACGGAAGACTGAACAGTCATTTGACAAAGGTAAAATAA
- the nrdR gene encoding transcriptional regulator NrdR, translating into MKCPSCQHNGTRVVDSRPADEGRSIRRRRECEDCNFRFTTFEKVEELPLIVVKKEGVREEFSREKILRGLIKACEKRPVPLESLEKISMNIEKELRNQGTSEVESVKIGEMVMDELAKVDEVAYVRFASVYRQFKDINVFIDELKELIKKE; encoded by the coding sequence ATGAAATGCCCGTCATGCCAGCATAATGGGACCCGTGTTGTCGATTCCCGTCCCGCTGACGAAGGACGCTCGATCAGAAGACGAAGAGAATGCGAAGACTGTAATTTCCGGTTTACGACATTTGAAAAAGTGGAAGAGCTTCCGTTGATTGTCGTAAAAAAAGAAGGCGTTCGCGAGGAGTTCAGCCGCGAAAAGATTCTCAGGGGATTAATCAAGGCTTGTGAAAAGAGGCCTGTACCTCTGGAGAGCTTGGAGAAAATCTCGATGAATATTGAGAAGGAGCTCAGAAACCAGGGAACGTCCGAAGTGGAATCTGTCAAAATCGGCGAAATGGTGATGGATGAGCTTGCAAAAGTCGATGAAGTGGCGTATGTGCGTTTTGCATCTGTTTATCGACAATTCAAGGACATCAACGTATTTATAGATGAATTAAAAGAGTTAATAAAAAAAGAGTAA
- a CDS encoding replication initiation and membrane attachment family protein — MMKKHWNEIQPIDHYTVATNGMLQDYDRKIVTFLYQPLIGAAPYSLFMSLWGEVEENRLWSMESAHYHLMNVLSVNLQEVYEARLKLEGIGLLKVYEKKSGGERRFVYELQRPLSPQEFFHDGMLNVYLYQKIGRTHYMRLKNFFTDQTVEKDQYSEITRSFQDVFTSEQNINFLQHDANADAETDSSRQFIQYQEGSGLPLDEVDFDFQLLLSGLSEAMVPRKAFTVKVKETVIKLSYLYGIDPIQMKNLVLSSMDSEDEIDLEMLRKAARDWYQLQTGDQLPDLAARVSSAREVKKTDKPLSKEDELLEYLETTSPKDVLADISNGSNPSKSDLQAVEEVLMSQKLPIGVMNVLIQYVLLKTDMKLTKGYMEKIASHWARKKVTTAGQAMELAKREHQQYLEWAQGKKENKTKRRKPIRTEKLPEWFQEGGSTGEKTASSDNDDYDFEAEKKKLEEELKKFRK, encoded by the coding sequence ATGATGAAGAAGCATTGGAATGAAATACAGCCGATCGATCACTACACCGTAGCGACAAATGGAATGCTTCAGGACTATGACCGGAAGATTGTCACGTTTCTTTATCAGCCGTTAATCGGTGCAGCCCCCTACAGCCTGTTCATGAGTCTGTGGGGTGAGGTAGAGGAAAATAGGCTGTGGTCCATGGAATCTGCTCATTATCATTTAATGAACGTTCTATCCGTGAATCTCCAGGAAGTATATGAGGCAAGGCTGAAGCTGGAGGGTATCGGTCTTTTAAAGGTATATGAGAAAAAAAGCGGCGGGGAGCGCAGATTTGTGTATGAATTGCAGAGACCGCTATCACCCCAGGAGTTCTTTCATGATGGAATGCTGAATGTGTATCTTTATCAAAAAATCGGCAGAACCCATTATATGCGTTTAAAGAACTTCTTTACCGATCAGACTGTCGAAAAGGATCAATACAGTGAGATCACCCGTTCATTTCAGGATGTTTTCACTTCAGAACAAAATATAAATTTCCTTCAGCATGATGCAAATGCGGATGCTGAAACTGACTCAAGCAGGCAGTTCATACAATATCAGGAAGGATCCGGGCTGCCGCTGGATGAGGTGGATTTTGATTTTCAATTACTGCTCTCGGGCCTTTCAGAAGCAATGGTACCGAGAAAGGCTTTTACTGTGAAGGTTAAAGAAACGGTCATTAAGCTAAGTTATTTATACGGGATCGATCCAATTCAAATGAAGAACCTTGTATTAAGCTCCATGGATTCGGAAGATGAAATTGACCTCGAAATGTTAAGAAAAGCAGCGAGGGACTGGTATCAGCTTCAAACAGGGGATCAGCTTCCAGATTTGGCTGCACGCGTTTCGTCTGCAAGAGAGGTTAAAAAAACGGACAAGCCGCTTTCTAAGGAAGATGAGCTTCTCGAATATCTTGAAACGACTTCACCCAAGGATGTATTGGCCGATATTTCAAACGGAAGCAATCCTTCCAAGTCCGATCTTCAAGCAGTGGAAGAAGTATTGATGTCACAGAAACTACCGATCGGGGTCATGAATGTACTCATCCAGTATGTGTTGTTGAAAACTGATATGAAGCTCACCAAAGGGTATATGGAGAAAATTGCTTCACACTGGGCGCGCAAGAAAGTGACGACAGCCGGACAAGCAATGGAGCTCGCGAAAAGAGAGCATCAGCAATACCTTGAATGGGCACAGGGGAAAAAAGAAAACAAAACGAAGAGAAGAAAACCGATTCGTACAGAGAAGCTTCCTGAGTGGTTCCAGGAAGGGGGAAGCACGGGTGAAAAAACTGCTTCTTCGGACAATGATGATTACGATTTTGAAGCCGAAAAGAAAAAGCTTGAAGAAGAATTGAAAAAATTCAGGAAGTAG
- the dnaI gene encoding primosomal protein DnaI, translating into MEKINNTLKKLAASSSFQQRYEKMKKEILENQDVRDFISKHRDQVTSDMVNESLMKLYEYISQSKECRDCPSLQECKNMMQGYDPHLVIRGNTIDIEYHRCPRKVVHDERTSSQKLIKSLYVPKDILQASFSTLDLDSKSRLEAVRLAKNFVENYSPDVRLKGYYFYGKFGVGKSYILGAIANELAQNKVASMIVYVPEFFREIKQSLGDNSLNEKLEAVKAAPVLMLDDIGAETMSSWGRDEILGTILQYRMLENLPTFFTSNFNFDELTHHLTYTQRGEEEKLKAARIMERIKYLAKPVHIDGRNRRE; encoded by the coding sequence ATGGAAAAAATCAATAATACGCTTAAAAAACTGGCGGCTTCGAGTTCATTTCAGCAGCGCTATGAAAAAATGAAAAAAGAAATCCTTGAAAATCAGGATGTGAGAGATTTCATCAGCAAGCATCGAGATCAAGTCACATCCGACATGGTGAATGAAAGTCTGATGAAACTGTATGAATACATTTCCCAAAGTAAGGAGTGCAGGGATTGTCCCTCTCTTCAGGAATGTAAAAATATGATGCAGGGCTATGATCCTCATCTCGTCATTCGTGGAAACACGATTGATATCGAATACCACCGGTGCCCGCGAAAAGTTGTGCACGATGAAAGAACAAGTTCTCAAAAACTGATAAAGAGTCTATATGTACCGAAAGATATTCTGCAAGCTTCATTTTCCACTCTCGATCTTGATTCGAAGAGCCGGCTGGAAGCCGTGCGGCTGGCGAAGAATTTCGTGGAAAATTATTCACCTGATGTGCGGTTGAAAGGGTATTATTTTTATGGAAAGTTCGGTGTAGGGAAATCCTATATCCTGGGTGCGATCGCAAATGAGCTCGCTCAGAATAAAGTGGCTTCCATGATTGTATATGTTCCCGAGTTCTTCCGTGAAATCAAGCAATCACTTGGAGATAACTCGCTTAACGAAAAACTTGAGGCAGTCAAAGCGGCACCTGTGTTGATGCTGGATGACATCGGAGCGGAAACCATGTCCAGCTGGGGCAGGGACGAAATCCTCGGGACCATCCTGCAGTACAGAATGCTTGAAAACTTGCCTACCTTCTTCACATCAAACTTCAACTTCGACGAGCTCACTCACCACTTGACCTACACACAACGTGGCGAAGAAGAGAAACTGAAAGCTGCTAGAATCATGGAAAGAATAAAATACCTCGCCAAACCCGTCCACATCGACGGCCGGAATAGAAGAGAATAG
- a CDS encoding putative sporulation protein YtxC, whose translation MIEFIFRQKNDALKLQQCLTKYDLQSWFHETLFQHKTHYNLTIDISTPYNGKERLTKGTTDFILFDKCIDWAEDILRNQFYYEDVHEIEQILEIVSDMRMGERPELDQLLEEWDEPSFVFESLDLLIDGNTPVSFDSFSTFRLKKLHFRITEMVELAIDEYKMEQEYQMFIHMLREYLASREKKLDTIHLYSTGFGFRFFDENMKEVSRKELTQFIDKRLLSNHPLYVDSYTIAPLLSIAPEKIYVYGSGEHNLVRTLQNIFEERIDLLPLHYFPETILYPSIDIANE comes from the coding sequence TTGATTGAATTCATTTTCAGACAGAAAAATGATGCATTAAAGCTTCAACAATGCCTGACCAAGTATGATCTGCAATCATGGTTTCATGAAACGCTATTTCAACATAAAACCCATTATAACCTTACTATAGATATTTCAACTCCGTATAACGGAAAAGAACGGCTGACGAAAGGAACAACAGATTTCATTCTTTTTGATAAGTGCATCGACTGGGCAGAAGATATTCTGCGGAACCAATTCTATTACGAAGATGTCCATGAGATTGAACAGATACTCGAAATCGTTTCCGACATGAGAATGGGGGAACGGCCCGAACTGGATCAGCTCCTGGAAGAATGGGACGAACCGTCCTTTGTCTTTGAGAGTCTTGATCTGTTAATTGATGGGAATACACCTGTGTCATTTGATTCCTTCAGTACATTCAGACTGAAAAAGCTGCACTTCCGGATAACGGAAATGGTGGAACTTGCGATTGATGAATATAAAATGGAACAAGAATATCAGATGTTCATTCATATGCTCAGGGAATATTTAGCATCAAGAGAGAAGAAGCTGGATACGATTCATCTTTACTCCACAGGTTTCGGATTTCGATTTTTTGATGAAAATATGAAGGAAGTCTCAAGAAAAGAACTCACACAGTTCATTGATAAGCGGCTTTTGTCCAATCATCCGCTGTATGTGGATTCCTATACGATTGCGCCGCTCTTGTCCATTGCGCCTGAAAAAATATATGTCTATGGGAGCGGGGAGCATAATCTGGTAAGAACACTTCAAAATATTTTTGAGGAGCGGATCGACCTTCTTCCTCTCCACTATTTTCCTGAAACAATCCTGTATCCTTCTATTGATATCGCAAATGAATAG
- the thrS gene encoding threonine--tRNA ligase yields MSEQIKITFPDGNVKEFPKGTSTEDIAASISPGLKKKAIAGKINDELIDLRTGIEEDGKIEIIMPDSSDALEVLRHSTAHLMAQAIKRLYPETKLGIGPVIEGGFYYDVDSEHTFTPEDLPLIEKEMKKLTGENLEVIRKEVSRDDAKKIYEEVGDEYKLELLEAIPEGEQVSIYEQGEFFDLCRGVHIPSTNKIKEFKLLSIAGAYWRGNSDNKMLQRIYGTAFFKKADLDEHLRLLEEAKERDHRKIGKELNLFMNSQKVGQGLPMWLPKGATIRRIIERYIVDKEERLGYDHVYTPVMGSVDLYKTSGHWDHYQENMFPVMEMDNEDLVLRPMNCPHHMMIYKNDIHSYRELPIRIAELGLMHRYEMSGALSGLQRVRGMTLNDAHIFVRPDQIKEEFKRVVRLVQEVYKDFDLKDYSFRLSYRDPEDTEKYFDDDEMWNRAQRMIKEAMDELDLDYFEAEGEAAFYGPKLDVQVKTALGKEETLSTVQLDFLLPERFDLSYVGEDGKQHRPVVIHRGVVSTMERFVAFLIEEYKGAFPTWLAPVQVQLIPVSPDVHFDYAKEVKEKLQGEGLRVEIDDRNEKMGYKIREAQMSKVPYMLVLGDNEISDRAVNVRKYGEQKSETISLDQFVENIVKEAKR; encoded by the coding sequence ATGTCTGAACAGATTAAAATTACGTTCCCTGACGGAAATGTGAAGGAGTTTCCCAAAGGGACAAGTACTGAGGACATAGCTGCATCAATCAGCCCGGGCCTGAAGAAAAAGGCGATCGCCGGTAAAATAAATGACGAATTGATTGATCTGCGTACTGGAATCGAGGAAGATGGAAAAATTGAAATCATCATGCCGGACAGCTCAGACGCACTGGAAGTTCTGCGACACAGTACGGCTCACTTAATGGCTCAGGCGATCAAACGCCTGTATCCGGAAACAAAGCTTGGAATTGGTCCTGTCATTGAGGGCGGCTTCTACTATGACGTCGATTCTGAACATACTTTTACTCCTGAAGATCTTCCTCTTATTGAAAAAGAAATGAAGAAGCTTACAGGTGAAAATCTTGAAGTGATTAGAAAAGAAGTAAGCCGTGATGATGCGAAGAAAATTTATGAAGAAGTCGGCGACGAATACAAACTTGAACTTCTAGAAGCCATCCCTGAGGGTGAACAGGTTTCGATTTATGAACAGGGAGAGTTCTTTGACCTTTGCCGTGGTGTCCATATCCCATCCACGAATAAAATTAAAGAATTCAAGCTGTTGAGCATTGCCGGTGCCTACTGGCGCGGAAACAGCGACAATAAGATGCTTCAGCGTATCTACGGGACTGCTTTCTTCAAGAAAGCGGATCTGGACGAGCATCTTCGCCTTTTGGAAGAAGCGAAAGAGCGTGATCACCGTAAAATCGGTAAAGAACTGAACTTATTCATGAATTCTCAAAAAGTAGGTCAGGGCCTTCCGATGTGGCTTCCAAAAGGAGCGACCATCCGCCGCATCATCGAACGTTATATCGTTGATAAAGAAGAGCGCCTTGGCTATGATCACGTTTATACTCCTGTCATGGGGAGCGTGGACCTTTATAAAACTAGCGGACACTGGGATCACTATCAGGAAAACATGTTCCCGGTAATGGAAATGGACAACGAAGACCTCGTTCTCCGTCCGATGAACTGTCCGCACCATATGATGATTTACAAAAATGATATCCACAGCTACCGTGAATTGCCGATCCGTATCGCGGAGCTTGGTTTGATGCACCGCTACGAAATGTCCGGAGCACTTTCTGGACTTCAGCGCGTTCGGGGCATGACATTGAATGATGCTCATATCTTCGTCCGCCCTGATCAGATCAAGGAAGAATTCAAGCGTGTTGTCCGCTTGGTTCAAGAAGTATACAAAGACTTTGACTTGAAGGACTATTCCTTCCGCTTATCGTACCGTGATCCGGAAGATACAGAGAAGTACTTCGATGACGATGAAATGTGGAATCGTGCACAAAGAATGATCAAGGAAGCGATGGATGAACTGGATCTTGACTATTTTGAAGCAGAAGGGGAAGCGGCATTTTACGGACCGAAGCTTGATGTACAAGTGAAGACAGCTCTTGGTAAAGAAGAGACGTTATCCACTGTTCAGCTTGACTTCCTTCTTCCTGAGCGTTTCGACTTATCTTACGTCGGAGAAGATGGTAAACAGCATCGTCCGGTCGTTATCCACCGCGGTGTTGTATCGACAATGGAACGCTTCGTTGCCTTCCTGATCGAAGAATACAAAGGGGCATTCCCGACTTGGCTTGCACCTGTACAGGTTCAGCTGATCCCTGTTTCCCCTGATGTTCACTTCGACTATGCAAAAGAAGTGAAAGAGAAGCTTCAGGGTGAAGGCCTTCGCGTTGAAATCGATGACCGCAATGAAAAAATGGGCTACAAGATCCGTGAAGCACAGATGAGCAAAGTGCCATACATGCTTGTACTTGGTGATAATGAGATTTCGGACCGTGCTGTCAATGTCCGCAAATACGGCGAACAGAAATCAGAAACCATTTCACTGGATCAATTCGTAGAAAACATTGTGAAAGAAGCAAAGCGATAA
- the infC gene encoding translation initiation factor IF-3: protein MISKDMILNETIRAREVRLIDQNGEQLGIKSKNEALEIAERVNLDLVLVAPNAKPPVARIMDYGKFKFEQQKKEKEARKNQKIINLKEVRLSPTIDEHDFNTKLRNARKFLEKGDKVKASIRFKGRAITHKEIGQRVLDRFSEECKDLATVESKPKMDGRSMFLVLAPVNEK from the coding sequence ATTATTAGCAAAGACATGATCTTAAACGAAACCATTCGTGCCCGTGAAGTACGTCTTATCGATCAAAATGGCGAGCAGCTTGGAATCAAATCCAAGAATGAAGCCCTTGAAATCGCTGAACGTGTAAATCTTGATCTTGTTCTTGTTGCTCCAAATGCTAAACCACCCGTTGCCCGTATCATGGACTACGGAAAGTTTAAGTTTGAACAGCAAAAGAAAGAAAAAGAAGCGCGTAAAAATCAAAAGATCATCAATCTTAAAGAGGTGCGCTTAAGCCCTACGATTGATGAGCATGATTTCAATACTAAGCTTCGCAACGCCCGCAAGTTCCTTGAAAAAGGAGACAAAGTAAAGGCGTCGATCCGATTTAAAGGCCGTGCGATCACGCACAAAGAAATTGGTCAACGTGTACTCGATCGTTTCTCTGAAGAGTGTAAAGATCTTGCAACTGTTGAATCAAAGCCGAAAATGGATGGTCGCAGCATGTTCTTGGTGCTAGCACCAGTTAACGAAAAATAA
- the rpmI gene encoding 50S ribosomal protein L35 — MPKMKTHRGSAKRFKKTGSGKLKRSHAYTSHLFANKSTKAKRKLRKAAVVSKGDFKRIRHMLDNLK, encoded by the coding sequence ATGCCAAAAATGAAAACTCACCGCGGCTCAGCTAAGCGTTTCAAGAAAACAGGTTCTGGTAAACTTAAACGTTCTCACGCTTACACAAGCCACTTATTCGCAAACAAATCTACTAAAGCGAAGCGTAAACTTCGTAAAGCAGCTGTTGTCTCTAAAGGAGATTTCAAACGCATTCGTCATATGCTTGACAACCTTAAATAA
- the rplT gene encoding 50S ribosomal protein L20: MPRVKGGTVTRRRRKKVLKLAKGYFGSKHTLYKVANQQVMKSYMYAYRDRRQKKRDFRKLWITRINAAARMNGLSYSRLMHGLKLAGIEVNRKMLAELAIADEKAFNQLAEAAKAQLNK; the protein is encoded by the coding sequence ATGCCACGCGTAAAAGGCGGAACAGTAACACGCAGACGTCGTAAAAAAGTTCTTAAGTTAGCAAAAGGTTATTTCGGTTCAAAACACACTTTATATAAAGTAGCAAACCAACAAGTCATGAAATCATACATGTATGCTTATCGTGACCGTCGCCAGAAGAAACGTGACTTCCGTAAATTATGGATCACACGTATCAATGCGGCTGCTCGTATGAACGGTCTTTCTTACAGCCGTTTAATGCACGGTTTGAAGCTTGCTGGTATCGAAGTTAACCGTAAGATGCTTGCTGAGCTTGCGATTGCTGACGAAAAAGCATTCAACCAATTAGCAGAAGCTGCTAAAGCTCAACTTAACAAATAA
- a CDS encoding DUF1294 domain-containing protein produces MLNLLYIYILVINIIGFGLMGRDKKKAQRQEYRISERTLWTVAIIGGSIGSYIAMKVYRHKTKHRLFAMGFPFLVIVHSVLFIWVNQGI; encoded by the coding sequence ATACTAAATCTCCTATACATATATATCCTGGTAATCAATATCATCGGATTCGGTCTCATGGGAAGGGATAAGAAGAAGGCGCAGAGGCAAGAGTACAGGATCAGTGAACGGACATTATGGACCGTCGCCATCATAGGTGGAAGCATCGGTTCGTATATCGCCATGAAAGTCTACAGACATAAAACGAAGCACAGATTATTTGCGATGGGCTTTCCGTTCCTTGTCATCGTTCACAGCGTCTTGTTTATATGGGTCAATCAAGGGATTTAA
- a CDS encoding TVP38/TMEM64 family protein, whose translation MDDRLVAAFAIMEASGYIAPVLFILFHVLRQFLFIPVALVCMAGGILFGSILGTLYSLIGLTLLSIIFYFAIKSFTSFYERLLRLKEKWFGRSADLTTGQIAVLRLIPFIHYQLLNLCLMQKNPQFKPFVRATVISNIPLAFFYTVFGQYIKQFSPPILVMILLALVVLFYLLREKVRVIGWNEFFPERSRM comes from the coding sequence ATGGACGACCGATTAGTAGCAGCATTCGCCATCATGGAAGCTAGTGGGTATATCGCTCCTGTTCTGTTTATATTGTTTCATGTATTGAGGCAGTTTCTTTTCATTCCTGTCGCCCTGGTGTGTATGGCTGGAGGTATTCTTTTCGGCAGTATTCTCGGTACGTTGTACTCGCTGATTGGATTAACGCTTTTATCCATCATTTTTTACTTTGCCATTAAAAGTTTCACGTCATTTTATGAACGCCTGTTGAGATTAAAAGAAAAGTGGTTCGGGAGAAGCGCAGATTTGACAACGGGGCAGATTGCAGTATTACGGCTGATTCCCTTTATACACTACCAATTACTCAATCTCTGTTTGATGCAGAAAAATCCACAGTTCAAGCCTTTCGTTCGCGCCACTGTCATTTCCAATATCCCTCTCGCTTTTTTCTACACAGTGTTCGGCCAATATATCAAGCAATTCTCCCCTCCCATCCTTGTCATGATTCTCCTGGCTTTGGTTGTACTTTTTTATCTGTTAAGAGAGAAAGTAAGAGTCATTGGGTGGAATGAGTTTTTTCCTGAAAGAAGCCGCATGTAA
- a CDS encoding sigma-w pathway protein ysdB, producing MLWLIRLFILVLILYLFYRSIKYIIDPKRKLELAQEQKRFYFLDDQENVRKNFYVTYKGVLFEGEKYLGTTERSFEVVSIFVWANDISSLKGLGYEDFHYVQNEIKERYPNAKIDWKSPIHEFMRKSNQ from the coding sequence ATGCTATGGCTCATTCGCTTATTCATTCTTGTCCTTATCCTCTACCTTTTTTACCGCAGTATAAAGTATATCATCGATCCAAAACGGAAGCTTGAGCTTGCCCAGGAACAGAAGCGTTTCTATTTCCTCGATGATCAGGAAAACGTCAGAAAGAATTTTTATGTAACGTATAAAGGCGTTTTATTTGAAGGTGAAAAATATCTGGGGACAACGGAGAGGTCCTTTGAAGTGGTGTCGATCTTTGTATGGGCCAATGATATTTCATCATTGAAAGGTCTAGGGTATGAAGATTTTCATTACGTCCAAAACGAAATTAAAGAACGCTACCCAAACGCAAAAATCGACTGGAAGAGCCCGATTCATGAGTTCATGAGAAAATCCAATCAATGA
- a CDS encoding dUTP diphosphatase, translating to MNIEKLLHMQKQLDQHIESEHGLENEDLVDKKILALLVETGELANETRSFKFWSKKSPSEKDVILEEYVDGIHFILSLGLEMGLKEIDLEENHTPSGDLNEQFLKVYKAIIDLREERSVRHFFTLFNQYLSLGEILGFSSGEVFDAYVEKNNVNYERQKEGY from the coding sequence ATGAATATTGAAAAGCTATTACATATGCAAAAACAACTGGATCAACATATTGAAAGTGAGCATGGACTCGAAAATGAGGATTTAGTCGATAAAAAGATATTGGCTTTATTGGTGGAAACAGGAGAGCTTGCAAATGAAACGAGAAGCTTCAAGTTCTGGAGTAAGAAGTCACCATCTGAAAAGGATGTCATTTTGGAAGAATACGTTGATGGCATTCACTTCATCTTGTCCCTGGGTCTCGAAATGGGTCTGAAGGAGATTGACCTGGAAGAAAATCATACTCCAAGCGGAGACTTGAATGAGCAGTTTCTTAAGGTGTACAAAGCGATTATCGATTTGAGGGAAGAGCGCTCGGTCCGGCACTTTTTTACGTTGTTTAATCAGTATTTATCCCTCGGGGAAATTTTGGGCTTTTCCAGCGGAGAGGTATTTGATGCTTACGTGGAAAAGAACAACGTGAATTACGAGCGTCAAAAAGAAGGATATTAA
- a CDS encoding M42 family metallopeptidase produces the protein MTKLDETLTMLKDLTDAKGVPGNEKEARDVMKRYIEPFADEITTDNLGSLIAKKVGDENGPKIMVAGHLDEVGFMITQIDNKGFLRFQTVGGWWSQVMLAQRVTIVTSKGDVTGVIGSKPPHILPAEARKKPVDIKDMFIDIGASSREEAQEWGVKPGDMVVPYFEFTVMNNEKMLLAKAWDNRIGCAIAIDVLKNLKDEQHPNVVYGVGTVQEEVGLRGARTSAAKIQPDIAFGVDVGIAGDTPGISEKEAQSKMGEGPQIILYDASMVSHKGLRDFVTDTADEHNIPYQFDAIAGGGTDSGAIHLTANGVPALSITIATRYIHSHAAMLHRDDYENAVKLITEVIKKLDKDTVAKITFD, from the coding sequence ATGACAAAGTTAGACGAAACATTAACCATGCTTAAAGATCTGACAGATGCAAAAGGAGTCCCGGGTAATGAAAAAGAAGCAAGGGACGTAATGAAACGATACATAGAACCATTTGCAGATGAAATTACTACTGATAATTTAGGCAGTCTTATCGCGAAAAAAGTGGGGGATGAAAACGGCCCTAAAATCATGGTGGCAGGCCACCTTGATGAAGTCGGCTTCATGATCACACAAATTGACAACAAAGGCTTCCTGCGTTTCCAGACCGTCGGCGGCTGGTGGTCACAGGTCATGCTGGCACAGCGTGTGACAATCGTGACAAGTAAAGGGGATGTAACCGGAGTGATCGGTTCCAAGCCTCCTCATATCCTGCCTGCAGAAGCACGCAAAAAGCCTGTTGATATTAAAGATATGTTCATCGATATCGGCGCATCAAGCAGAGAAGAAGCCCAGGAGTGGGGCGTGAAGCCGGGGGATATGGTCGTTCCATATTTCGAATTCACAGTGATGAACAACGAAAAGATGCTCCTTGCCAAAGCCTGGGATAACCGGATCGGTTGTGCGATTGCGATAGACGTCCTGAAAAACCTTAAAGATGAACAGCATCCAAACGTCGTATATGGCGTGGGTACAGTTCAGGAAGAGGTTGGCCTGCGCGGGGCAAGAACGTCTGCAGCCAAGATCCAGCCTGATATCGCATTTGGTGTCGACGTCGGCATCGCCGGGGATACACCTGGTATCTCGGAGAAAGAAGCACAGAGCAAAATGGGTGAAGGCCCGCAAATCATCCTTTATGATGCCAGCATGGTCTCACATAAAGGACTTCGTGATTTTGTGACGGATACGGCGGACGAGCACAATATCCCTTATCAATTCGATGCGATTGCAGGCGGCGGAACGGATTCAGGTGCCATCCACTTAACAGCGAACGGTGTACCTGCCTTGTCAATCACCATCGCCACTCGCTACATTCATTCACACGCTGCAATGCTTCATCGTGATGATTACGAAAATGCAGTTAAATTGATTACAGAAGTAATTAAAAAGTTGGATAAAGACACAGTTGCTAAAATCACTTTTGATTGA